In Anticarsia gemmatalis isolate Benzon Research Colony breed Stoneville strain chromosome 5, ilAntGemm2 primary, whole genome shotgun sequence, the following are encoded in one genomic region:
- the LOC142973272 gene encoding uncharacterized protein LOC142973272, with amino-acid sequence MLFKVFAAVAIIAAVAARPQEGHGHDHGHAYSSQSIVLHHTHEHKHEPEHHHEHHEHHGHDEHHEHHEHHHEHEHKHETKHEHKQEHHEHHEHHGHAHSSQNIHLHHDGHVTKHVEYYGHPKYEFAYEVKDPHTHDHKYQHEHRDGDVVKGEYGLDQPDGTVRIVKYHADKKSGFNADVHYKGHAKHIIPEHHHHH; translated from the exons ATGTTGTTTAAG gtatTCGCAGCCGTAGCCATCATCGCAGCAGTAGCCGCGCGGCCACAAGAAGGTCACGGGCACGATCATGGTCACGCTTACTCATCTCAGAGCATCGTGCTGCACCACACTCACGAGCACAAGCATGAGCCGGAGCATCACCACGAACATCATGAACATCACGGACATGATGAGCATCATGAGCATCATGAACATCACCACGAACATGAACACAAACACGAGACCAAACATGAGCACAAACAAGAGCACCACGAACATCACGAGCATCACGGACACGCTCACTCCTCCCAGAACATCCATTTACACCACGACGGACATGTGACCAAGCACGTTGAGTACTAT GGTCATCCCAAATACGAGTTCGCCTATGAAGTCAAGGACCCTCACACCCACGACCACAAGTACCAGCACGAGCACCGTGACGGTGATGTTGTAAAGGGCGAGTACGGTCTGGACCAGCCCGACGGTACCGTCAGGATCGTCAAGTACCACGCCGACAAGAAGTCTGGATTCAACGCTGACGTGCACTACAAGGGTCACGCAAAGCACATCATTCCTGAACACCATCACCACCACTGA
- the LOC142973100 gene encoding larval cuticle protein A2B-like — protein MILKVVCLAMTLAVVSARPQGHDQGHASLSSKNEVHQKIQLQHHKAHHKHDTDYYAHPKYEYAYEVVDQQTHDHKFQHEAREGDAVKGIYSVQQPDGTLRIVEYYADKKIGFNANVKYEGHAAHVVPEHQH, from the exons ATGATTCTGAAG GTCGTCTGCCTTGCTATGACGCTGGCTGTCGTGAGTGCAAGGCCGCAAGGTCATGATCAAGGTCACGCGTCTCTGTCATCGAAGAACGAAGTCCATCAAAAGATTCAGTTGCAACACCATAAGGCGCATCATAAGCATGACACCGACTATTAT GCTCATCCTAAATACGAATACGCTTATGAGGTTGTAGACCAGCAGACCCACGACCATAAGTTCCAGCACGAAGCACGCGAAGGTGATGCTGTGAAGGGCATATACAGTGTACAACAACCCGATGGCACCCTCAGGATTGTGGAGTACTATGCTGATAAAAAAATCGG ATTCAATGCCAATGTGAAATATGAGGGTCACGCAGCTCACGTTGTTCCTGAAcatcaacactaa
- the LOC142973231 gene encoding cuticle protein 19-like, translating into MSLKVFLVLAIFAAVSARPQGHGHDDHHGHEHAYSSQSIKQHHDGHLTKHVEYYGHPKYEFAYEVKDPHTHDMKHQHEHRDGDVVKGEYALHQPDGTVRIVKYHADKKTGFHADVKYEGHSKHIVPEHHHHH; encoded by the exons ATGTCTCTGAAG GTATTCCTGGTTCTAGCTATCTTCGCAGCAGTAAGCGCGCGGCCACAAGGTCACGGGCACGATGACCACCACGGACACGAACACGCGTACTCATCTCAGAGCATCAAACAACACCATGATGGACACTTGACCAAGCACGTTGAATACTAT GGCCATCCTAAATACGAGTTCGCCTACGAAGTGAAGGACCCTCACACTCACGACATGAAGCACCAGCACGAGCACCGCGACGGTGATGTGGTGAAGGGCGAGTACGCCTTGCACCAGCCCGACGGTACCGTCAGGATCGTCAAGTACCACGCCGACAAGAAGACCGGATTCCACGCTGACGTCAAGTACGAGGGACACTCTAAACACATCGTTCCTGAACATCACCACCATCACTAA
- the LOC142973107 gene encoding uncharacterized protein LOC142973107, producing the protein MFFKVLCVLSVGVAVVAGHAHSSQYIHKYDGHHEPVHHGHDHHDYYTHPKYEFEYKVEDAHTGDHKSQHEHRDGDVVKGYYSLHEPDGSVRHVEYHGDHHTGFHADVKHSVHHIVLCVLSVGVAVVAGHAHSSQYIHKYDGHHEPVHHGHDHHDYYTHPKYEFEYKVDDEHTGDHKSQHEHRDGDVVKGYYSLHEPDGSVRHVEYHGDHHTGFHADVKHSTHHIVPHHHHHHHHDHY; encoded by the exons ATGTTCTTCAAG gtgTTGTGCGTGTTGTCAGTGGGTGTAGCGGTGGTGGCAGGACACGCTCACTCGTCTCAGTACATACACAAGTACGACGGACACCACGAGCCTGTACATCACGGACATGATCATCATGACTACTAT ACGCACCCGAAGTACGAGTTCGAGTACAAGGTAGAGGACGCGCACACCGGCGACCACAAGTCGCAGCACGAGCACCGCGACGGTGACGTCGTCAAGGGATACTACTCGCTGCACGAGCCCGACGGCTCCGTCAGACATGTTGAGTACCACGGCGATCACCACACAGg TTTCCACGCTGATGTCAAGCACAGTGTCCACCACATC GTGTTATGCGTGTTGTCTGTGGGTGTAGCGGTGGTGGCAGGTCACGCTCACTCGTCTCAGTACATACACAAGTACGACGGACACCACGAGCCTGTACATCACGGACATGATCATCATGActactat ACGCACCCGAAGTACGAGTTCGAGTACAAGGTAGATGACGAGCACACCGGCGACCACAAGTCGCAGCACGAGCACCGCGACGGTGACGTTGTCAAGGGATACTACTCGCTGCATGAGCCCGACGGCTCCGTCAGACATGTCGAGTACCACGGCGATCACCACACCGG GTTCCACGCAGACGTGAAACACAGCACTCACCACATCGTGCcccatcatcatcaccatcatcaccATGATCATTACTGA
- the LOC142973275 gene encoding uncharacterized protein LOC142973275, with amino-acid sequence MYFKILCLLSVGVAVTADHAYSSQYIHKYDGHHEHAHHGHDHHDHYTHPKYEFEYKVDDEHTGDHKSQHEHRDGDVVKGYYSLHEPDGSVRHVDYHGDHKTGFHANVKHSTHHIVPHHHHHDHVLLIAAVVAVAAARPQEGHGHDHGHAYSSQSIVLHQSHEHKHEPEHHHEHHEHHGHDEHHEHHEHHHDYFSQGHPKYEFAYEVKDPHTHDMKHQHEQRDGEVVKGEYALHQPDGTVRIVKYHADKKTGFHADVKYEGHAKHIVPEHHHHH; translated from the exons atgtaCTTCAag ATACTGTGTTTGTTGTCAGTGGGCGTAGCAGTTACGGCAGATCACGCTTATTCGTCTCAGTACATTCACAAGTACGACGGACACCACGAGCATGCACATCACGGACATGATCATCATGATCACTAT ACGCACCCAAAGTACGAGTTCGAGTACAAGGTAGATGACGAGCACACCGGCGACCACAAGTCGCAGCACGAGCACCGCGACGGTGACGTCGTCAAGGGATACTACTCGCTGCACGAGCCCGACGGCTCCGTCAGACATGTCGACTACCACGGCGATCATAAAACCgg TTTCCACGCAAACGTCAAGCACAGCACTCACCACATCGTgcctcatcatcatcatcatgatCAT GTACTCCTGATAGCAGCTGTCGTCGCAGTAGCAGCAGCGCGGCCACAAGAAGGTCACGGACACGATCATGGTCATGCTTACTCATCTCAGAGCATCGTGCTGCACCAGAGCCACGAGCACAAGCACGAGCCTGAGCATCACCACGAACATCATGAACATCACGGACATGATGAGCATCATGAGCATCATGAACATCACCACGA ttatttttctcaggGTCATCCTAAATATGAGTTCGCCTATGAAGTGAAGGACCCTCACACTCACGACATGAAGCACCAGCACGAGCAGCGCGACGGTGAGGTGGTGAAGGGCGAGTACGCCTTGCACCAGCCCGACGGTACCGTCAGGATCGTCAAGTACCACGCCGACAAGAAGACCGGATTCCACGCTGACGTCAAGTACGAGGGACACGCCAAACACATCGTACCTGAACATCACCACCATCACTAA
- the LOC142973276 gene encoding uncharacterized protein LOC142973276, whose translation MFFKVLCVLSVGVAVVAGHAHSSQYIHKYDGHHEPVHHGHDHHDYYTHPKYEFEYKVEDAHTGDHKSQHEHRDGDVVKGYYSLHEPDGSVRHVEYHGDHHTGFHADVKHSVHHIVPHHHHDYFIFGVRSQPDTSLTQGNYFSKMFFKVLCVLSVGVAVVAGHAHSSQYIHKYDGHHEPVHHGHDHHDYYTHPKYEFEYKVEDAHTGDHKSQHEHRDGDVVKGYYSLHEPDGSVRHVEYHGDHHTGFHADVKHSIHHIVPHHHHHY comes from the exons ATGTTTTTCAAG GTGCTGTGCGTGTTGTCAGTGGGTGTAGCGGTGGTGGCAGGTCACGCTCACTCGTCTCAGTACATACACAAGTACGACGGACACCACGAGCCTGTACATCACGGACATGATCATCATGActactat ACGCACCCGAAGTACGAGTTCGAGTACAAGGTAGAGGACGCGCACACCGGCGACCACAAGTCGCAGCACGAGCACCGCGACGGTGACGTCGTCAAGGGATACTACTCGCTGCATGAGCCTGACGGTTCCGTCAGACATGTTGAGTACCACGGCGATCATCACACCGG TTTCCACGCGGATGTGAAACACAGCGTTCACCACATCGTGCCTCATCATCACCACGATTAT TTCATATTTGGAGTTAGATCTCAACCAGATACTTCGTTAACCCAAGGaaattatttttccaaaatgttctttaag gtaTTGTGCGTGTTGTCAGTGGGTGTAGCGGTGGTGGCAGGTCACGCTCACTCGTCTCAGTACATACACAAGTACGACGGACACCACGAGCCTGTACATCACGGACATGATCATCATGACTACTAT ACGCACCCGAAGTACGAGTTCGAGTACAAGGTAGAGGACGCGCACACCGGCGACCACAAGTCGCAGCACGAGCACCGCGACGGTGACGTCGTCAAGGGATACTACTCGCTGCATGAACCCGACGGCTCCGTCAGACATGTCGAGTACCACGGCGATCATCACACCGG CTTCCACGCGGACGTGAAACACAGCATTCATCACATCGTgcctcatcatcatcatcattattga
- the LOC142973277 gene encoding uncharacterized protein LOC142973277 produces the protein MFTKIFLVAAIIAAVSAQDHHHGHEHHHKHEEHKHVDYYAHPKYEYAYEIKDPHTHDMKHQHEHRDGDVVKGEYALHQPDGTVRIVKYHADKKTGFHADVKYEGHAKHIVPEHHHHVLLVAAIIAAVYAQDHHHGHEHHHKHEEHKHVDYYIIFQAHPKYEFAYEIKDPHTHDLKHQHEHRDGDVVKGEYALHQPDGTVRIVKYHADKKTGFHADVKYEGHAKHIVPEHHHHH, from the exons atgttcacTAAA ATCTTCCTAGTCGCCGCCATCATCGCCGCTGTGAGCGCTCAGGACCACCACCACGGTCATGAACATCATCACAAACACGAAGAACACAAGCACGTTgactattat GCTCACCCCAAGTACGAGTACGCGTACGAGATCAAGGACCCTCACACTCACGACATGAAGCACCAGCACGAGCACCGCGACGGTGATGTGGTGAAGGGCGAGTACGCCTTGCACCAGCCCGACGGTACCGTCAGGATCGTCAAGTACCACGCCGACAAGAAGACCGGATTCCACGCTGATGTCAAGTACGAGGGACACGCCAAACACATCGTTCCTGAACATCACCACCAT GTTCTTCTAGTCGCCGCTATCATCGCCGCTGTCTACGCTCAGGATCACCACCACGGTCATGAACATCATCACAAACACGAGGAACACAAGCATGTTGACTACTAT ATCATCTTCCAGGCCCACCCTAAATACGAATTCGCTTACGAAATCAAGGACCCCCACACCCATGACCTGAAGCACCAGCACGAGCACCGCGACGGTGATGTGGTGAAGGGCGAGTACGCCTTGCACCAGCCCGACGGTACCGTCAGGATCGTCAAGTACCACGCCGACAAGAAGACCGGATTCCACGCTGACGTCAAGTACGAGGGACACGCTAAACACATCGTTCCTGAACATCACCACCATCATTGA
- the LOC142973273 gene encoding cuticle protein 19-like: MSLKVILVLAVFAAVSARPQGHGHDDHHGHEHAYSSQSIKQHHDGHLTKHVEYYGHPKYEFAYEVKDPHTHDMKHQHEHRDGDVVKGEYALHQPDGTVRIVKYHADKKTGFHADVKYEGHAKHIVPEHHHHHH; encoded by the exons ATGTCTCTCAAG GTTATCCTGGTTCTAGCTGTCTTCGCAGCAGTAAGCGCGCGGCCACAAGGTCACGGGCACGATGACCACCACGGTCACGAACACGCGTACTCATCTCAGAGCATCAAACAACACCATGATGGACACTTGACCAAACACGTTGAATATTAT GGTCATCCTAAATACGAGTTCGCCTATGAAGTGAAGGACCCTCACACTCACGACATGAAGCACCAGCACGAGCACCGCGACGGTGATGTGGTGAAGGGCGAGTACGCCTTGCACCAGCCCGACGGTACCGTCAGGATCGTCAAGTACCACGCCGACAAGAAGACCGGATTCCACGCTGACGTCAAGTACGAGGGACACGCTAAACACATCGTTCCTGAACATCACCACCACCACCACTGA
- the LOC142973278 gene encoding uncharacterized protein LOC142973278 gives MFTKIFLVAAIIAAVYAQDHHHGHEHHHKHEEHKHVDYYAHPKYEYAYEIKDPHTHDMKHQHEHRDGDVVKGEYALHQPDGTVRIVKYHADKKTGFHADVKYEGHAKHIVPEHHHHVLLVAAIIAAVGAQDHHHGHEHHHKHEEHKHVDYYAHPKYEYAYEIKDPHTHDMKHQHEHRDGDVVKGEYALHQPDGTVRIVKYHADKKTGFHADVKYEGHAKHIVPEHHHHH, from the exons atgttcACTAAA ATCTTCCTAGTCGCCGCCATCATCGCCGCTGTCTACGCTCAGGATCATCACCACGGTCATGAACATCATCACAAACATGAAGAACACAAGCATGTTGACTATtat GCTCACCCCAAGTACGAGTACGCGTACGAGATCAAGGACCCTCACACTCACGACATGAAGCACCAGCACGAGCACCGCGACGGTGATGTGGTGAAGGGCGAGTACGCCTTGCACCAGCCCGACGGTACCGTCAGGATCGTCAAGTACCACGCCGACAAGAAGACCGGATTCCACGCTGACGTCAAGTACGAGGGACACGCTAAACATATCGTTCCTGAACATCACCACCAT GTTCTTCTAGTCGCCGCTATCATCGCCGCAGTCGGCGCTCAGGACCACCACCACGGTCATGAACATCATCATAAACATGAAGAACACAAGCATGTTGACTATTAT GCTCACCCCAAGTACGAGTACGCGTACGAGATCAAGGACCCTCACACTCACGACATGAAGCACCAGCACGAGCACCGCGACGGTGATGTGGTGAAGGGCGAGTACGCCTTGCACCAGCCCGACGGTACCGTCAGGATCGTCAAGTACCACGCCGACAAGAAGACCGGATTCCACGCTGACGTCAAGTACGAGGGACACGCTAAACATATCGTTCCTGAACATCACCACCATCACTAA